The following coding sequences lie in one Streptococcus suis genomic window:
- a CDS encoding 30S ribosomal protein S1 yields MNEFEDLLNSVSEVTPGDVVTAEVLTVDAGQANVAISGTGVEGVLTLRELTNDRDADINDLVKVGETLELLVLRQVVGKDTDTVTYLVSKKRLEARKAWDKLVGREEEVVTVKVTRAVKGGLAVEFEGLRGFIPASMIDSRFTRNTERFVGQEFDAKIKEVDPAENRFILSRRDVVEAEAAAARAEVFGKLAVGEVVTGKVARITSFGAFIDLGGVDGLVHLTELSHERNVSPKSAVTVGEEVEVKVLAIDEVEGRVSLSLKATQPGPWDGVEQKLAAGDVIEGKVKRLTDFGAFVEVLPGIDGLVHISQISHKRVENPKDALSVGQEVTVKVLEVNAADERVSLSIKALEERPAAAEGEEKAEKRAPRPRRQKREEKRDYELPETQSGFSMADLFGDIEL; encoded by the coding sequence GTGTAAGCGAAGTTACACCTGGCGATGTGGTAACTGCAGAAGTATTGACAGTTGATGCTGGTCAAGCAAACGTAGCTATCTCAGGTACTGGTGTTGAAGGCGTATTGACTCTTCGTGAGTTGACTAACGACCGTGATGCTGATATCAACGACCTTGTAAAAGTTGGTGAAACACTTGAATTGTTAGTACTTCGCCAAGTTGTTGGTAAAGATACAGACACTGTTACTTATCTTGTATCTAAAAAACGTTTGGAAGCACGTAAAGCATGGGACAAGCTTGTTGGTCGTGAAGAAGAAGTTGTTACAGTTAAAGTAACTCGTGCCGTTAAAGGTGGTCTTGCAGTTGAATTTGAAGGTCTTCGTGGTTTCATCCCAGCTTCAATGATCGACAGCCGTTTCACTCGTAACACTGAGCGTTTTGTAGGTCAAGAATTTGATGCTAAAATCAAAGAAGTTGATCCTGCTGAGAACCGTTTCATCTTGTCACGTCGTGACGTTGTTGAAGCAGAAGCTGCAGCTGCACGTGCTGAAGTATTCGGTAAATTGGCAGTTGGTGAAGTTGTGACTGGTAAAGTTGCACGTATCACAAGCTTCGGTGCTTTCATCGACCTTGGTGGTGTAGATGGTTTGGTACACTTGACTGAATTGTCACACGAGCGTAACGTATCTCCTAAATCAGCTGTAACAGTTGGTGAAGAAGTTGAAGTTAAAGTTCTTGCAATCGACGAAGTTGAAGGTCGCGTATCATTGTCATTGAAAGCTACACAGCCTGGCCCATGGGATGGCGTTGAGCAAAAATTGGCAGCTGGTGATGTCATCGAAGGTAAAGTAAAACGCTTGACTGACTTCGGTGCTTTCGTTGAAGTATTGCCAGGTATCGATGGTTTGGTACACATTTCACAAATTTCACACAAACGTGTTGAAAATCCTAAAGATGCTTTGTCAGTAGGTCAAGAAGTAACTGTTAAAGTTCTTGAAGTAAACGCAGCTGATGAGCGTGTATCACTTTCTATCAAAGCTTTGGAAGAGCGTCCAGCAGCTGCTGAAGGCGAAGAAAAAGCTGAAAAACGTGCTCCACGTCCACGTCGTCAAAAACGTGAAGAAAAACGTGATTACGAATTGCCAGAAACTCAATCTGGATTCTCAATGGCTGACCTTTTCGGTGACATTGAATTGTAA
- the brnQ gene encoding branched-chain amino acid transport system II carrier protein, with amino-acid sequence MKKGALTGLLLFGMFFGAGNLIFPPALGVLSGENFWPAILGFVVSGVGIAVIALIVGTLNPKGYVHEISRKISPAFATVYLVALYLAIGPFFAIPRTATTSFEIGIAPLLGDMNLSLWLFGFTALYFVAAYLIALNPSQILNSIGRILTPVFAILIVILVVLGIVKYGSTSPLPASEAYSAGQAFGTGFIEGYNTLDALAAVAFSVVAVNTLKQLGFSSKKEYVSTIWSVGFVVALAFSALYVGLAFLGNHFPVPADVLASDTNKGVYILSQATQAIFGPGAQIFLAAMVIVTCFTTTAGLIVSSGEFFAERFPRFSYKVYATIFTLIGFGIANLGLNNIITFSVPVLLVLYPITICIVLITIVNKFVPLSTYGMQLTVGVVTALSLVEVLAGQFNWTAVSKIISALPLAGQSLAWLLPALVGIVLSLFLPNKQESEVFEM; translated from the coding sequence ATGAAAAAAGGAGCCCTAACAGGATTACTTCTGTTCGGTATGTTTTTTGGTGCAGGAAACTTGATTTTCCCACCAGCTTTGGGGGTCTTGTCAGGTGAGAATTTCTGGCCAGCTATTTTAGGATTTGTCGTATCGGGTGTTGGTATTGCTGTCATTGCCCTGATTGTCGGAACATTGAACCCCAAAGGTTATGTGCATGAGATTTCTCGAAAGATTTCACCGGCCTTTGCAACGGTCTATCTTGTTGCCTTGTATTTGGCGATTGGTCCTTTCTTTGCCATTCCGCGTACGGCTACAACGTCCTTCGAAATTGGTATTGCGCCATTGTTAGGCGATATGAATCTAAGTCTATGGTTGTTTGGTTTTACAGCTCTTTACTTTGTGGCAGCCTACCTAATCGCCCTTAATCCGTCACAAATCTTGAACAGTATTGGTCGTATTTTGACACCAGTATTCGCTATTTTGATTGTGATTTTGGTTGTGCTTGGTATTGTTAAGTACGGATCAACAAGTCCGTTACCAGCTTCGGAAGCTTACTCAGCAGGACAAGCATTTGGAACAGGATTTATCGAGGGATACAATACCCTTGATGCTCTTGCGGCGGTTGCTTTTAGTGTGGTAGCTGTCAATACCTTGAAACAACTTGGTTTCTCCAGCAAGAAAGAATATGTTTCAACTATCTGGTCTGTTGGTTTTGTTGTAGCTTTAGCTTTCTCAGCTCTATATGTCGGTTTGGCCTTCCTTGGAAATCATTTCCCAGTACCTGCTGATGTTTTGGCTTCTGATACCAATAAGGGTGTTTATATTCTTTCGCAAGCAACACAGGCTATTTTTGGACCAGGTGCACAAATTTTCTTAGCTGCCATGGTTATCGTTACTTGCTTTACGACAACGGCTGGCTTGATTGTTTCTTCAGGTGAATTTTTCGCTGAGCGTTTCCCACGTTTTAGCTACAAAGTATATGCGACTATCTTTACTTTGATTGGCTTTGGTATTGCCAACCTTGGTTTGAACAATATCATCACCTTCTCAGTTCCAGTTCTTTTGGTTCTCTATCCAATCACTATCTGTATTGTCTTGATTACCATTGTTAACAAATTTGTACCGCTTTCCACTTATGGTATGCAATTAACTGTGGGAGTAGTGACAGCTTTGTCATTGGTAGAAGTGTTAGCAGGACAATTCAACTGGACTGCTGTTTCAAAAATCATTTCAGCTCTGCCATTGGCTGGACAATCATTAGCATGGTTACTACCGGCTCTTGTCGGAATTGTTCTCTCTCTGTTCTTACCAAACAAGCAGGAGAGCGAAGTTTTTGAAATGTAA
- a CDS encoding cysteine desulfurase encodes MIYFDNAATTQVYPEVLKTYTEVAKKIWGNPSSLHSLGSQATRILEASRKQIAELLGKDSKEIFFTSGGTEGDNWVIKGVAFEKAHLGKHIIVSAIEHPAVKESALWLKTQGFEVDLAPVNAQGFVDVSALESLIRPDTTLVSIMAVNNEIGAIQPIQEISQLLADKPTISFHVDAVQAIGKVPTERYLTDRVDFASFSGHKFHSVRGVGFVYVKAGKKIAPLLTGGGQESDKRSTTENVAGIAATAKALRLTLDKAADSQKRLVAMKQILVDELGKYDDVTVFSGLEDFVPSIVTFGIKNIRGEVIVHAFEDHQIYISTTSACSSKAGKPAGTLIAMGVPQKLAQTAVRISLDDDNDMGQIEQFLTIFKQIYQNTQKVR; translated from the coding sequence ATGATCTATTTTGATAATGCGGCAACGACACAGGTCTATCCAGAAGTTCTCAAGACCTATACGGAAGTGGCGAAAAAAATCTGGGGAAATCCCTCTAGCCTTCATAGTCTCGGCAGTCAAGCAACCCGTATTTTGGAAGCATCTCGCAAGCAAATTGCAGAATTGCTAGGCAAGGATAGCAAGGAAATCTTTTTCACCTCAGGTGGTACGGAAGGTGACAACTGGGTCATCAAGGGAGTGGCATTTGAGAAAGCACATCTGGGCAAGCACATCATTGTGTCAGCTATTGAGCATCCAGCGGTAAAAGAGTCTGCACTTTGGCTCAAAACGCAAGGTTTTGAGGTGGATTTGGCCCCGGTCAATGCCCAAGGTTTTGTGGATGTTTCAGCCTTAGAAAGCTTGATTCGTCCAGATACCACACTGGTTTCTATCATGGCTGTTAATAATGAAATTGGTGCTATTCAGCCCATTCAGGAAATCTCCCAGCTCTTAGCTGATAAACCGACCATCTCCTTCCATGTGGATGCGGTACAGGCAATCGGCAAGGTGCCAACGGAACGGTATCTAACAGACCGAGTTGATTTTGCTAGTTTTTCAGGTCACAAATTCCACTCTGTCAGAGGAGTAGGCTTCGTCTATGTAAAAGCAGGCAAGAAAATCGCTCCGCTATTGACAGGAGGAGGACAGGAAAGCGACAAACGCTCAACAACGGAAAATGTGGCTGGTATCGCCGCTACAGCTAAGGCGCTCCGCTTGACCTTGGATAAGGCAGCAGATAGCCAGAAGCGACTGGTAGCCATGAAGCAGATCCTTGTGGATGAATTGGGCAAATACGACGATGTGACAGTTTTTTCTGGGCTAGAGGACTTTGTGCCAAGCATTGTGACTTTCGGGATTAAAAATATCCGTGGCGAGGTCATTGTCCATGCCTTTGAAGACCACCAGATTTATATTTCGACCACCTCAGCCTGCTCGTCCAAGGCTGGAAAACCAGCTGGAACACTGATTGCTATGGGTGTTCCGCAGAAGTTGGCTCAAACTGCCGTCCGTATCAGCTTGGATGATGATAATGATATGGGACAAATCGAGCAATTCCTCACGATTTTCAAACAAATTTATCAAAACACACAGAAAGTAAGGTAG
- a CDS encoding tRNA 4-thiouridine(8) synthase ThiI, whose translation MNYSEIMIRYGELSTKGKNKMRFVNKLRNNIKHVLSVYPEVTVYFDRDRGHVYLNGADYQEVSASLKKIFGIQNFAPSYKIEKSVPALKEAVVEIMQSIYKEGMTFKIAARRSDHNFELDSRDLNQVLGDAVFTAIPNVQVQMKSPDITLRVEIRPDAAYISHEEIKGAGGLPVGTSGKGTLMLSGGIDSPVAGYLALKRGVEIEALHFASPPYTSPGALKKAHDLTRKLTAFGGNITFIEVPFTEIQEEIKEKAPEAYLMTLTRRFMMRITDRVREERGAMVIINGESLGQVASQTLESMQAINAVTNTPVIRPVVTMDKLEIIDIAQEIDTFDISIQPFEDCCTIFAPDRPKTNPKIKNVEQYEARMDVEGLVERAVAGIIVTEITPKEEVKDEVDSLIEDLL comes from the coding sequence ATGAACTATTCAGAAATTATGATTCGCTATGGCGAATTGTCAACCAAAGGGAAAAACAAGATGCGGTTTGTCAACAAACTCCGCAATAATATCAAGCATGTCCTTTCTGTTTACCCAGAAGTGACCGTTTATTTTGACCGTGACCGTGGTCATGTCTATTTGAATGGGGCGGATTATCAGGAAGTTTCAGCTTCATTGAAGAAGATTTTTGGAATCCAAAATTTCGCACCATCTTATAAGATTGAAAAGTCTGTTCCAGCTTTGAAAGAAGCAGTTGTGGAAATAATGCAGTCCATTTACAAGGAAGGGATGACCTTCAAGATTGCAGCACGTCGTAGTGACCACAATTTTGAATTGGATAGTCGTGACCTTAACCAAGTCCTTGGAGATGCGGTTTTTACAGCTATTCCAAATGTACAGGTACAGATGAAGTCACCAGATATTACCTTGCGAGTGGAAATCCGTCCTGATGCAGCTTATATTTCCCATGAAGAAATCAAGGGGGCAGGCGGTCTGCCAGTTGGAACATCTGGAAAAGGAACGCTGATGCTATCAGGTGGTATTGATTCGCCAGTTGCGGGCTATTTGGCACTTAAACGGGGGGTTGAAATCGAAGCCCTGCATTTTGCAAGTCCTCCTTATACTAGCCCAGGTGCACTTAAAAAAGCCCATGATTTGACCCGTAAATTGACAGCCTTTGGTGGTAATATCACCTTTATCGAAGTGCCGTTTACAGAAATTCAGGAAGAAATTAAGGAAAAGGCACCTGAAGCTTATTTGATGACCTTGACACGTCGCTTCATGATGCGAATTACAGACCGAGTACGGGAAGAGCGTGGTGCCATGGTTATTATCAATGGTGAAAGTCTAGGACAAGTGGCAAGTCAGACCTTGGAATCCATGCAGGCTATCAATGCGGTGACAAATACACCTGTTATCCGTCCAGTCGTCACTATGGACAAGTTGGAAATCATTGATATTGCTCAAGAAATTGATACCTTTGATATTTCCATTCAGCCATTTGAGGATTGCTGTACCATCTTTGCCCCTGACCGTCCAAAAACTAATCCTAAAATCAAAAATGTCGAGCAGTACGAAGCCCGTATGGATGTTGAAGGCTTGGTGGAACGAGCTGTGGCAGGGATTATCGTAACTGAAATCACACCGAAAGAGGAAGTGAAAGACGAAGTGGATAGTTTGATTGAAGACTTACTGTAG
- a CDS encoding amino acid lyase, with amino-acid sequence MLHFENDYNKGAHPVLLEALVASNQEGLSGYGTDRYTQSAIEKIRQAIACPQAQITFLAGGTQTNQIAINSMLASYEGVIAADTGHIAVHEAGAIEFTGHKVLVLPHTDGKLAASEVENYISDFYADANHAHMVHPGMVYISHPTEYGTLYSKSELEDLSKVCQQHNIPLFLDGARLGYGLAARETDLDLKTIAELTDVFYIGGTKLGALMGEALVFTKNNQPKNFVSVVKHHGALLAKGRVTGVQFDCLFTDDLYLEVGRHAIAMAEQLTHILEEKGFQFYLKSPTNQQFVIVKNEELTRLTEVGIAYGFWEKYDDSHSIIRFATSWSTSQADIDELINIL; translated from the coding sequence ATGTTACATTTTGAAAATGACTATAACAAAGGTGCCCATCCAGTCCTGCTTGAAGCTTTGGTTGCTAGCAACCAAGAAGGGTTATCTGGCTATGGAACAGATCGCTATACCCAGTCAGCTATTGAGAAAATTCGTCAGGCGATCGCTTGTCCTCAAGCTCAAATCACTTTTCTGGCTGGCGGTACTCAGACCAATCAGATTGCCATCAATTCCATGCTGGCTTCCTATGAAGGAGTCATTGCAGCGGATACTGGTCATATTGCAGTTCATGAAGCGGGGGCAATTGAATTTACAGGCCATAAGGTGTTGGTCTTACCGCATACGGATGGCAAACTTGCCGCAAGTGAAGTTGAGAACTATATTTCCGATTTCTACGCAGATGCTAATCATGCTCACATGGTTCATCCAGGAATGGTTTATATTTCCCACCCGACTGAATATGGTACACTTTATAGCAAGTCAGAGCTAGAAGATTTGTCCAAAGTTTGCCAACAGCATAATATTCCGCTCTTTTTAGACGGTGCTCGCTTGGGTTATGGGCTTGCTGCTCGTGAAACGGATCTTGATTTGAAGACAATTGCAGAGCTGACAGATGTTTTCTACATTGGTGGTACAAAACTCGGTGCCTTGATGGGGGAAGCTTTGGTATTTACAAAGAACAACCAGCCTAAGAATTTCGTATCGGTTGTCAAACACCATGGTGCCTTGTTGGCGAAAGGAAGAGTGACAGGTGTCCAGTTTGATTGCTTATTTACTGATGACTTGTATCTTGAAGTGGGGCGTCATGCTATCGCAATGGCAGAGCAACTGACCCATATTCTGGAAGAGAAAGGTTTTCAATTCTATCTCAAATCACCGACCAATCAGCAATTTGTTATTGTTAAGAATGAAGAATTGACTAGATTGACAGAAGTTGGAATTGCCTATGGCTTCTGGGAGAAATACGACGATAGCCACAGTATCATCCGCTTTGCGACCAGCTGGTCAACTAGTCAAGCGGATATTGATGAATTGATAAATATATTATAG